A region of Hippoglossus stenolepis isolate QCI-W04-F060 chromosome 7, HSTE1.2, whole genome shotgun sequence DNA encodes the following proteins:
- the LOC118112471 gene encoding signal-regulatory protein beta-2-like, producing MLILFQLLLLLGATRSAFDQIFETKTADVGDEVKLTCSRQKSIFTFPKLFWIRLVSGNLPEFLGGTHSHDYPVVKKTPHFTVKQEPGSFVLYINKAETSDAGVYYCIEQETLDMKLLIGTFLKIKGPEPDITAVIQVPPSDTVSSGDSVTLQCSVLSDSDNHTCPTYDKLYWFRADESHPSLVYVHGSSGDECDGSLEAHSPHRCVFNFCKSFSSSDFGTYYCAVVTCGEILFGQGIKLENEALNIWTVQKANTVLCLLSAALAISLIVIVVLIQEKMCDCCKAGVSLQTEAAAVGGNPPSQQRHEDSLVYSTATFTRRKAGKTTGRGISFMA from the exons ATGCTGATCTTATTccaactactgctgctgctcggagCGACGC gaaGCGCATTTGATCAGATCTTTGAGACAAAGACTGCTGATGTCGGAGATGAAGTGAAGTTGACGTGCAGCCGCCAGAAGTCGATTTTCACATTCCCAAAACTTTTTTGGATCAGGCTTGTTTCTGGAAACTTGCCTGAATTCTTGGGAGGAACACATTCCCATGATTACCCTGTTGTTAAGAAGACTCCTCACTTTACAGTCAAACAAGAGCCTGGAAGCTTTGTTCTGTACATTAATAAAGCAGAGACGAGTGATGCTGGAGTTTACTACTGCATAGAACAAGAAACACTTGACATGAAATTATTGATtggaacatttctgaaaattaaag GACCAGAACCTGATATAACTGCCGTCATTCAAGTCCCTCCATCTGATACGGTCAGTTCAGGAgactctgtgactctgcagtGTTCCGTCCTGTCCGACTCTGACAACCACACATGTCCAACATATGACAAGCTGTACTGGTTCAGAGCTGATGAATCTCATCCCAGTTTAGTTTATGTTCATGGCAGTAGTGGTGATGAATGCGACGGGAGCCTTGAAGCTCACTCACCCCACAGATGTGTCTTCAATTTCTGTAAGAGTTTTAGTTCCTCTGATTTTGGGACTTATTACTGCGCTGTGGTCACATGTGGAGAGATTTTATTTGGACAAGgaataaaactggaaaatgaag CACTCAACATCTGGACTGTACAGAAGGCCAATACAGTTCTGTGTCTGTTAAGTGCTGCATTGGCTATAAGTCTGATTGTTATCGTCGTCCTGATCCAGGAGAAAATGTGTGATTGTTGCAAAG CTGGAGTTTCTTTACaaacagaggctgcagcagtcGGTGGTAATCCGCCAAGTCAGCAG AGACACGAGGACTCATTGGTTTATTCTACAGCGACCTTCACCAGGAGGAAGGCTGGAAAAACAACCGGGAGAGGAATTTCATTCATGGCTTGA